The proteins below come from a single Alosa sapidissima isolate fAloSap1 chromosome 23, fAloSap1.pri, whole genome shotgun sequence genomic window:
- the LOC121698637 gene encoding uncharacterized protein LOC121698637, whose translation MDWATSWRLMNVALKRDKSLWDQGCSYTENDIKDKWVVPQNGPTGFRGWSDSWIPEGGRNDGETNGPMFGPLAQLRCLEASHHQNEEKCSSEWRESWKSVKYTEIEDASLEGNTSQNDDQQSDYENEDVSSEENMSQNDDDQESDDEDEDMSSEENMSQNDDDQEYQESDDEDEDVSSEENMSQNEEDQEYDDEDEYVSLEENTAQNEEDQEYDDKDEDVSSEENMSQNEEDPEYDDDDDEDEFVSLEENISQNDDDQGYDDEDEDVNLEENMSQNEEKQDPDIEQSILKWGESWKYLHHQFHSPPPPPPPKTSESPGWDEAWRISRPLKTIELSESEADETDYNEPLDPYIHGVIIPVCKTEKYKFWGAQSCEGITALAEWETSWEVAKNPLFLENVKLKEEMESMEEEMESEDIEEEDSEPDGLPKRLQAKDKFRNRLKRMNPLSQRDFPSKWKEAWKSPISPPKTDHWAEPDNTVVLTGPMIPQPPLKKRGWTDWDESWKCSSFQSSFRPSATEWKDSSCLGYELRTGREQWMKEIGNEKYQDESERYDVFGLPKRSIKAEMQGNYTISPECKESCKSLKHQTRTEEVRARPNQSKPFREHEIGETPESDWAEAFNLTNGTLNQDSSIWDQGWSSTNIFRQERWIKQLQVLNEEEPHNGSNGLTGWTESWRSTSRQNILEDATAAQPAQQQQQYSTPLYQQQYYTPSSAEWGDSWRSSSTQFRQTLHDVTPMIEGPDSTDFSGFNRYDTISEDNRIKKYMEIQPGKSLHRDLQLGQFSISLNPDVFKESVTPSEWIESWRVATLQRHHNRLALKSNSHLFAPLLNAEEVPPWCRTWKFINLLPRQHKPFWDKDHENFEVEIWPPPVPEYVPPSYTAEEEEPDQSASWRICSPQPLEWDDAPKVFHREDEVLWSRRRCNDDIFSYLNTEILSQELWGQSWRFKKLESSPMPQTEPEPSLIIMSKIDKAKVDIHSQMEETKPFAPMWARALKLSMIKIWRVQGAQRGGSSSRVVPTCPTPVPSRPSPAPKRSDLASRFLMLVNRPSLLSNRPSHKCSSQLSNRPSIVPAWLKKFV comes from the coding sequence ATGGATTGGGCCACGTCATGGAGGCTCATGAATGTTGCACTGAAAAGGGACAAAAGTCTTTGGGATCAAGGCTGTTCCTACACTGAAAATGACATAAAGGATAAATGGGTGGTTCCTCAAAATGGCCCAACTGGGTTTAGAGGATGGAGTGACTCTTGGATACCTGAGGGGGGGAGAAATGATGGTGAAACCAATGGGCCCATGTTTGGGCCACTGGCTCAACTGAGATGCCTTGAAGCATCACACCACCAAAATGAAGagaaatgctcttctgaatggCGTGAGTCCTGGAAGAGCGTAAAATACACTGAAATTGAGGATGCGAGCCTTGAGGGAAATACATCCCAAAATGATGATCAACAGTCTGATTACGAAAATGAGGATGTGAGCTCTGAGGAAAATATGTCCCAAAATGATGATGATCAAGAgtctgatgatgaagatgaggatATGAGCTCTGAGGAAAATATGTCCCAAAATGATGATGATCAAGAGTATCAAGAgtctgatgatgaagatgaggatgTGAGCTCTGAGGAAAATATGTCCCAAAATGAAGAAGATCAAGAgtatgatgatgaagatgagtaTGTGAGCCTTGAGGAAAATACAGCTCAAAATGAAGAAGATCAAGAGTATGATGACAAAGATGAGGATGTGAGCTCTGAGGAAAATATGTCCCAAAATGAAGAAGATCCAgagtatgatgatgatgatgatgaagatgagttTGTTAGCCTTGAGGAAAATATTTCCCAAAATGATGACGATCAAGGgtatgatgatgaagatgaggatgTGAACCTTGAGGAAAATATGTCCCAAAATGAAGAAAAGCAAGATCCTGACATCGAACAATCGATTTTGAAGTGGGGGGAATCCTGGAAATATTTACATCATCAGTTccattctcctcctccaccgccCCCTCCAAAAACCTCAGAGAGTCCAGGATGGGACGAGGCTTGGAGGATATCGAGACCACTAAAGACTATTGAGCTTTCAGAAAGTGAAGCTGATGAAACGGATTACAATGAACCACTAGACCCCTATATTCATGGTGTGATAATACCTGTATGCAAGACTGAGAAATACAAATTCTGGGGTGCACAGTCCTGTGAGGGAATCACTGCCTTGGCTGAATGGGAAACGTCTTGGGAGGTTGCTAAAAACCCACTCTTTCTAGAAAATGTGAAACTCAAAGAGGAAATGGAGTCAATGGAAGAGGAAATGGAAAGTGAGGACATAGAGGAAGAAGACAGTGAACCTGATGGATTACCTAAAAGGCTCCAGGCCAAAGACAAATTTAGAAATCGGCTTAAACGTATGAATCCTCTATCACAACGTGATTTTCCCTCTAAGTGGAAGGAGGCATGGAAATCCCCTATATCTCCACCTAAGACAGATCATTGGGCAGAGCCAGATAATACTGTTGTACTGACTGGACCAATGATTCCTCAACCACCTTTGAAGAAAAGAGGCTGGACTGATTGGGATGAATCGTGGAAATGCTCAAGTTTCCAATCCAGTTTTAGGCCCTCAGCCACTGAGTGGAAAGATTCAAGCTGTTTAGGTTATGAGCTAAGAACAGGTAGAGAACAGTGGATGAAGGAGATAGGCAATGAGAAATATCAGGATGAATCTGAAAGATATGACGTATTTGGTCTTCCAAAAAGGAGCATAAAAGCAGAGATGCAGGGGAACTACACAATTTCACCTGAATGCAAAGAGTCCTGCAAGTCTTTAAAGCATCAGACCAGAACTGAGGAAGTCAGAGCTAGACCTAATCAATCAAAGCCATTTAGAGAGCATGAGATTGGAGAAACACCCGAATCTGACTGGGCTGAGGCATTTAATCTCACAAATGGTACATTAAACCAGGACAGCAGCATTTGGGATCAAGGCTGGTCTTCCACCAACATTTTCAGACAAGAAAGATGGATAAAACAACTTCAAGTCCTGAATGAGGAGGAGCCTCACAATGGCTCAAATGGATTAACAGGATGGACAGAGTCTTGGAGGTCCACCAGCAGACAGAACATTCTAGAGGATGCAACTGCAGCACAACCTgctcagcaacagcagcagtatTCTACCCCATTATACCAGCAGCAGTATTATACCCCATCTTCAGCAGAATGGGGGGACTCCTGGAGGTCTTCAAGCACTCAGTTCAGACAGACCCTCCATGATGTAACCCCCATGATAGAGGGTCCAGATTCAACAGACTTCTCTGGATTCAACCGATATGATACAATCTCAGAGGACAATAGGATTAAAAAATATATGGAGATCCAGCCGGGGAAAAGCCTCCATCGTGACCTACAATTGGGACAGTTCAGCATATCTTTAAACCCTGATGTGTTTAAGGAGAGTGTTACTCCATCAGAATGGATTGAGTCTTGGAGAGTGGCAACACTTCAGAGACACCACAACAGATTGGCTTTGAAAAGTAACTCCCACTTGTTTGCCCCTCTTCTTAACGCAGAGGAAGTTCCACCCTGGTGCAGAACCTGGAAGTTCATCAATCTTCTTCCTCGGCAGCACAAGCCATTCTGGGACAAAGATCATGAAAACTTTGAAGTGGAAATATGGCCGCCTCCAGTGCCTGAGTATGTTCCGCCCTCATATACAGCAGAGGAAGAAGAGCCAGATCAGAGTGCATCATGGAGGATTTGTAGCCCACAGCCTCTAGAGTGGGATGACGCTCCTAAAGTATTCCATCGTGAAGATGAAGTGCTATGGTCAAGGAGAAGGTGCAATGATGATATCTTTTCTTATCTTAACACAGAGATACTCTCACAGGAATTATGGGGCCAGTCTTGGAGATTTAAGAAGCTAGAGAGTAGTCCCATGCCCCAGACTGAGCCCGAACCAAGCTTAATTATAATGTCGAAAATAGATAAAGCCAAGGTTGAcattcattctcaaatggaGGAAACAAAACCATTTGCCCCAATGTGGGCTAGAGCTTTGAAGTTGTCCATGATAAAAATCTGGCGGGTTCAAGGGGCACAAAGAGGAGGCAGTTCCTCTCGTGTGGTGCCCACCTGCCCTACCCCGGTGCCCAGCCGCCCTTCACCGGCACCCAAACGCTCTGACCTGGCTAGCCGTTTTCTCATGCTTGTCAACCGCCCTTCCCTACTGTCCAACCGCCCTTCCCACAAGTGCTCTTCCCAGTTGTCCAACAGGCCTTCTATCGTGCCAGCATGGTTGAAAAAGTTTGTCTAA